Part of the Sphingobacterium sp. LZ7M1 genome, TAATAATATAGATCTAATATCGGCAACCAGATTAAGAGGTCGCTGACGGCTAGTTTTTTGTAGATTGGGTTGAAGATCAAGAGTTGGCAGATCAGTCGGATCAGGTAAGCACCCAAAGCCAAATACCAATAGGATGGTCCATTTGCGACACAAACGATTATCATCAGATAAAACAGCAGGGCGCTGATCAATTGCGTGCCCAACATGCGTTTATGGCGACCTTTATATAAGGTCGAAGCTCCCGAATGTCTAGCTTTTTGTTTGTAATAGCTTTTCCAGGTCCGTTTAGGATCAGAATAAACAAAGGCATCGGGATGGATATTGATCTCAACATTGTGTTTGTCGGCATTTGCATTCACAAAAAGATCATCATCCCCTGATTTGATATGCATATGCTCGGTAAATCCTTTGTTCTTAAAAAACAGCTCCTTTGTATAAGCAAGATTTCTCCCTACGCCCATATATGCATTTCCTTTTAAAGCATACGACAAATAGCTCATAGCGGTATGGCTCGTTTCAAAGCGAATTAGTCGATTCAAAAAGCCTGGAAATTTGAAGTATGGCGAGTAGCCCAGCACAATCTCCTTGTTTTCTTGGAAGGACCCAGCCATTTCACGCAACCAATTGCTACTAGTAGGTTGACAATCGGCATCCGTCATCAGGAGGTAAGGGTATTGGGCTCCCTTGATCCCCATCGTTAGGGCGAACTTCTTGCTGTGCTTTAATTGGATATGCTCCTTGATCTCAACGATCTTGAGGTGGGTATATTGCTCTGCAAATTCCTTTAAAACCCATTTGGTATCATCTTCTGAGCAATCATTGACGACGATGACTTCAAAATTTTGATAATCTTGCTCTAAAATAGCTGGAAGATAAGTCCTTAAATTTTCTTGTTCGTTATGTGCGCAGATGATAACAGAAACTTGCTTATCGGCTGCATTTTCTTGCTTGGGTTTGATCTTGTAGAAAGCCAATTTTCCATATACA contains:
- a CDS encoding glycosyltransferase, with protein sequence MGLIFYIDLDLSLIPYGVLALLLIIQLNYILFVYGKLAFYKIKPKQENAADKQVSVIICAHNEQENLRTYLPAILEQDYQNFEVIVVNDCSEDDTKWVLKEFAEQYTHLKIVEIKEHIQLKHSKKFALTMGIKGAQYPYLLMTDADCQPTSSNWLREMAGSFQENKEIVLGYSPYFKFPGFLNRLIRFETSHTAMSYLSYALKGNAYMGVGRNLAYTKELFFKNKGFTEHMHIKSGDDDLFVNANADKHNVEINIHPDAFVYSDPKRTWKSYYKQKARHSGASTLYKGRHKRMLGTQLISALLFYLMIIVCVANGPSYWYLALGAYLIRLICQLLIFNPIYKKLAVSDLLIWLPILDLYYYFYICFNGLFNRSKKQVSWK